DNA from Metabacillus flavus:
TCTTTCCACTGAGTCTTTCTCATTAGTAGAAATAGAATTTCTCCAATCTCTTTTAAGACAGAAATTCAGTTTAGCTTTTTCAATAGATTCAAAGAAACGGCTCCTCCTCTACAATCAGCCTCAAATTTATTACTTCTTAAGATTAGTTCAGCCTTACATACACTCGAGTATGCAAAGAAAGCAGTTTGTACCACGTATAAATGAAATCCACTTCACTAAAAAAAGGACAACAATCTATTTGCCTGGTGACATTCTGTTAACGAAACCAACCGCACAAATACAAAAACAATTAGAAAATCTCTCTTATATCCATACCCAAATTTCAAATGAACCAATGAATGAAGAATTTTATAAAGAATATGTATTAGCCCCTCAATCTGAGGCACGCAGAGGATACCAAATTGAATTGGCTCCTTCCGAGCTTCAGGAGCTAGCTAAGGTACAGGCTTTAACGGGATTGAGGATAAGCAGGATTATGCAGATTTGTTTTGAAATTGAAAAGAGACCCTCAAAATGAGAGTCTCTTTGTAAATTAAGATTAACGAAGCAACTGAAGAACACCTTGTGGTTGTTGGTTGGCTTGCTTTGCCGTCATGCCTTTCAGCTATGGAATAGACTATATCTTCATCCTTAAGATTCTTAAGGAGCTGGGCACTTCGAATGGCTGCTGCCACCCTACGGATTTCATCGTCATGGCATGTCGCTTTAGACGGTTTATCCTAGTCGTTGAACCTTCTCCAGAGTTTCCTCACAGGAGCTTGGCTGCTGATTATCCAATCTTTCTTCTTTTCAGCCCTTCACGTCTGCCGTTTCCAGCTACGTTGTGGGGAAGAAAGCTTCAGGAAGTTCCAGCAATTCACCCAGTTATGATCCAGCTCGTTACCAAGCGGGACGCCCTGCAATCATTATCTCAAAAGTTGTAATACTCCTTGAGGCATCTGATTGGATTGAGCCAGCATTGCTTGTGCTGCTTGAGAAAGAATAGAATTCTTTGTTTGGTTCATCATTTCTTTCGCCATCGTGCGAACATTTACTTTCATAAATGACCAGACTATATCTTCACCCTCTGGAATTCCAGTAAGGGTCGGGCACTTCGGATTCGCAATGCTGATGACCATTGCTTCACCTACGGATTTCATCACCATAGCTTGCGCCTTAGATGGTATATCCTAGTCGTTGAACCTTCTCCACTCTTTCGAGACAGGAGCTTGGCTGCTGATTGCCCAATCTCTTCTTTTTTTAAAGCCCTCACGTTTGCCGTTTCCGGCTGCGTTGTGGCAAGAAAAGCTTAAGGGGTTTCCAGCAATTCACCCGATTATGATCTCTAGCCGTTACCAGCTAGGACGACTGTGCTTGTCACTGCTTATGCAGCTAAAGCATAATCTACGTCGCGAATACGAGATTCTGCGGCAGTTAGGTTTTCGGAAGAAGTGTTAACATTGTTGATTGTGTGCTCTAAACGGTTTTGGTTTGCACCTAACTTAGAACGTTCTGCAGAAACTTTTTCAATTGCATTCTGGATTACTGTTACAGCATTTCCCGCTGTTGCTGCAGTACCTAAATCTAATCCATATTCTGCAGGAGTATTATCAGTCCCATTTGTTACATCTTGTGTTGTAGTGAAATTTGCTGTTGCCGGAGCGGAAGAAGTAATCCCAAGAGCATTTGCACGCATATCAGCAAATTCAAGAGTCATAGTTTGACTTTCGTTCGCACCTATTTGTGTTGAAAAAGATGATTTTCCAACTACAGTAGTTAATCCGCCTACTACTGTTCCTGCAGTAGTTGTTCCTGCAGTAGCATTTAGAAGTTTTTGTTTATTAAACTCCGTAGTGTTACCTATACGGTTAATTTCAGAAGTTAATTGGTTAACCTCTTTTTGAATTTCGCCACGGTCTGTACTTGTATTGGTATCATTACCTGCTTGAACGGCTAGTTCACGCATACGTTGAAGAATATCATGTGTTTCGTTTAATGCTCCTTCTGCAGTTTGAATCATAGAGATAGAATCTTGTGCATTTCGAGAAGCTTGGTCTAAACCGCGGATTTGTCCACGCATTTTCTCAGAAATCGCAAGTCCAGCAGCGTCGTCTCCAGCGCGGTTGATACGTTGTCCAGAAGAAAGTTTCTCCATAGACTTAGCTTGACCAGCGTTAGCAGTAGAAAGCTGACGGTAAGTGTTAAGAGCAGCAATATTATGATTAATTCTCATTATTAAAATTCCTCCCTGATTTTCGGTTCCACATCCATGTGGTTATTTTAAGCAGTGTTTAAAGTCGGCCGCCTTTAGGTACTGCTTGTTACATATCTTATATCGACATTCCTTTACAGGGTTTAATAGTTTTTTGGAAAAAAATTAAAAACCTTGAGCTCGTGTCTCAAGGTTTAGGATTTCTTTAAGTTTTTCAGTAAATCAATCGATAGGGAAGCTGCGCTGCTGTTTTCTTCCTGAATTGATAAGTAGATTTCTTTTCGGTGGATGTCGATGTTTTTGGGGGCATTGATTCCTAGTTTGACTTGTCCGTCTTGGATGCTGACGACGGTGATTTCGATGTCTTCGCCTATTCGGATGGCTTCGTTTAGTTTTCTGGTTAGTACGAGCATGTTCCTGCCTCCCTATTGCACTATGCTGTGCTTGGTTTTGTAGGATGGGTGGTTCAGGATGACTTGTTTGGCTTGTTTTGTTTGTTCGTTTACGATGATGGGCCCTTGAAGGTTGGCAGTAGATTGTTCAAATGGATCCTGAACTGTCAGGATGACCATAATTTGAATTTGATTGACGTCTTCAATTTTTAATGCTTCCACTATATTTTGGTCCAGGTCAAACTCGTAGTCTTTGAAAAATAGAAAAGGGCTTGTTACGACGAATGCAAGTTCAGCTGTTGTGGCAGATTGCAGGATTAAGAAGGGAGAGCCTTCTTCTAATGGTAGAATGACAAACTCTTTTTCCGATGCAAATCCCGGGATGCCTGCTGCAAATTTTAGGATTTGAGAGTCATCGACTTCTACTTCCCCATGATATTTTGTGTTTAGCATGTTGTCCCACCTCTTTTTTCATTATACCTTGATGTCGATGGTTACGAAATCAATTTTAAGATTCGGATTTTGGAGCATGTCTATTTGAACTTTTCCTGGTGTGTAGTCCAGGATTGGTTTATTTTGCTGCACGTCAATGACCGGCTTTCGTGCCTGGACATCTATTTTTACTTTTGCTGGTTCGTAGTTTACTTTTACACTTCCAGCCCGGGGAATGAACCCAATATTAAATTCATACATTGGAGATTCGCTGTTTTGTTTTGCATGATCCGGAATCGGGTTGCCTCCATATTCAATGCGCATGAGCTCGTCTCCTTGGGATGAGACTCTCGCCATTCCATCGAGCCAGTCCTGATAGCCTTGCTGGGCAAATTCTTGAATTCTCCTTGAGATGCTTTTGAGGTCCACATCTGCTCGTGCCTCTGTCGTATCAATAGAGAGCTGTCCTTTTGTTGTTTCGATCAATAGGTCGGCTTTAGGCTGTTGAATGGATAGATCAGCCTTGGGCTGCTGCTGTTCCATTTTTGCTGAAATCGTTGTTAAACCAATTCTGCCTTGTGTGCTTTGGATTCGAATTTGCGGGATCTGCATGTGTTTTCAGCTCCTAAACGAAAAGCTGTCTTAAGAAAGACAGCTCAAGTGTATTATCTTAGGAAATCCATAAGGGTAGGCTGAATGATTCTCGAGCTTACGCTTAGTGCGGCACGGTGGACGCTTTCCTGCATTTTAAGGTCTGTGATGACGCGTTCGATGTCGGCGTCTTCGTTGTCTGAAAGGATACGGTTTGCTGTTACTTCCTGCTGGCCGATCCGGTCATCAATCAGCTCAAGGCGGTTGTAGCGCGCTCCAAGCTTCGCCCGCTCTGCATTCAGTTTATCAAAGTGTTCATCTAAATTAGAAAGGAGCTGATCCCCCTTCGTCATTTTCCCGTTGGTGTTGATATCATCGACAATTCCCTGCAGCGTCTGGAATAGATTATTGCCTGCTCCGCCGATTTTGCCTCCGAATGCTTCAAGGGCATTCACGTTCACTTCTAATTCCACGCCTTTGGAGACGGATATTTTATAATCAGCGGCTGCCGGATTAAAAGTACCTGATGCATCTACCGGGGCGCTATCTGTTTTCGTCCCGTTAAAAATATAGCGGCCTGCAACCTGGGTATTAGCAACACCTTGCAGATCCTTTTTCAGCTGTTCAATCTCTACTCCAATAGCCTTTGCATCCTCAGCGCTGTTTGTACCGTTTTTCGCCTGCAGCAGAAGTTCGCGTGCCCGCTGCATAACCTGCGTTGCATGCTCAATCCCACCCTCGGAGTTCTCCATCCATTGGTAAGCTTCCGAAAGGTTCCGCTTATATTGCTCTACTTCTGTTAGATTCGTGCGGTACTGCATCCCCTTCATGGCGACTACCGGATCGTCAGAAGGACGGTTGATTTTTTTGCCTGTTGACAGCTGGTCCTGCAGGTTTCCCATGCGGCCATAGCTACTGCTGATTTGTCTTAATGAATTATTTGCGAGCATTCCTTGTGTTACGCGCATGCTTTGTCACCTACAGTCCCATTTTATTGATAATCGTATCCAGCAGCTCGTCCTGCATCGTGATCATGCGGGCAGATGCATTGTAAGCATGCTGGAATTGAATCATGTTTGTCATTTCTTCATCCAGTGAAACAGCGCTGATCGATTGGCGGCGAGATTCTACGGAGTCTTTCAGCGTATTCGTGTTGTTCAGCATTCTTTCTGCTTCCTGCGAATCGACAGCCATACCCCCGATCATGCCTTCGTAGAAGGTTTGGAACGTAGCACTGTTTGGAAGGGCTGTGAGCTTCCCGTTTTTCACTTCCGCAAGCTTCAGTGCATTAGAACCATCGCCGGCTGTCGGGGTAGGTCCTTGAGCAGCTGCAATATAATCCGTAGAAGTCATGATGATATCCGCCACTTTAATTCCTTCAGCACCGGTTTTTCCTGATTTGAATTCAAAAAAGTCATAGCCTGTTCCATTAGCAGGGGGGGTTTTAAACTGGTTTAAATTATATCCTGCTTTATGAATGGAGTTAAATTCCTGAACGAATGCATTAGCCAGATCATCCAGATCCTTAATCATTTCCACATAGGCGCCTTTAGAGGTGCCGTTATCTGCGTAGCCATGTGATTGTACAAGTCCCTGGATTTTCCCGGTATTCTGCACATCACCGATCGCGATCGTTTTCATATCTGTGTTAGCTGGCGGATCCGGCACTTCGTCAAGTTTAAAGGAAGTAACCATGCCGTTAGCATCGTAGCCTACGCTGAAGCTGGCTGCCGTCTGATTGGCTCCATCAACAAGCTTTCCAACACCTGTAATTCCGTCCTTACCAACAAGTTCAACCGTTACGACACCCTCTGCTACTTTAAGAGCATTGCCGCCCGGTTTCACTGGATACGAAACTTTTACAGGGACAAGATTTGATAAAGTATCAATTAATCGATCACGTTCATCATATAAATCATTCGGCAAATATCCATGAGGTTCAACTTCAGATATTTGCTTATTAATATTGTTCAATTGTGTGGCGATCGATTCCACCTGCATGGCTGTTGTGTCCATTTGAGTCTTTAAATCCTTTTGTACACTTTTCAATGACGTTGATAAATACTGAAAAGTATCGGCGACGGCAATTCCACGCTGCTGAACAACAGCCCGTGCACCTGAATTCGTAGGGTTTGCAGCTAAGTCCTGCATGGATTGCCAGAATCGATCCATAGTTTTGGAAAGTCCTGCCTCAGAAGGTTCGTTCAGAATTTCTTCCATTTTCAAAAGTGCTTCAGAGCGTGCTTCATAGAAACCCGTTTTAGTATTTTCTCCGCGATACTGTGTATCCAAAAACTTATCACGAATCCGCTCAACAGTATCACCCTCCACTCCAGTTCCCATTTGACCCGGAATTTTCGGCATTTCCAGACCAGGATATGGATAGGCTTCGGTTGCTTTAAACGTAACCCGCTGCCTCGTATACCCAGGCGTATTGGCATTCGATATATTTTGCCCTGTCGTATAAAGCGCCGACTGCTGAGCTGACATTCCGCGTTTTGATATTTCCAGTCCTGCAAAGGTTGAACCCATTTTCGATCTCCTCCAGATTTATGCTTTCGAATCAAAGAGGGATCTTCGATTCGGTTCGGTTTTTCTCATTGTATCAGGCCGCTGGTAGTTGGGCGTCTGCTCTCTTGGCATCAGCATATCGAGTGACATGGTGACAAACTGCAGCGCACTTTGAGTCATTTGCTGATTGAGCTGGTTGGCAGCCTTCAGCTTGTCCATGACCTCTTTGAATTCCTCTTTCAATTCGGTAAGGCGAGTCTTTTCAGCACCTTCCGCTTTTTCCGCGCATGCCGTGAGGGTCAGATCCGTGTGACGTCCGAGAAACGCAGAGGCCTGAGTAATTCGCTCAGTTTCTGTCTGTTTAATGGACTGCACAAGAGCCTGTTCATGCTGCAATACTTGCTTTAGCTCGTCCGTCTGATTGTGCTTGAGCTGATCTGTTTTTTTCAAAGCGGTCTGGTATAAATCCAGATGCAGCTCAAGGAGCCTGTCTAATGTAAGTATGAGCTTGCCAGCCTGCATGGCGGTTCCTCCTCTATATTACTGTTTATAAAAATCCGCGAACTTGCGGGCGATTTCACTCGGGTTTACTTCATACGTGCCGTTCTCGATTTGAGCTTTCAGCTGATCGATTTTTTCCTGGCGTGCTTCTGCAATTTTGTTTGTAGACTGAAGCTGTTTCGCAGCATTTGAAATTTCGATCTTGTCTTGCTTTTGCTGAACGGCATCCTGCTTCATGATTTGCTCTGCATTTCTTTTATATGGATTGATTCCGTTCGTGCCGTAGTTATTGATTTTCATCTTAACGCCTCCATCTGCCAGAGTTAACGGGCTTATTTACCGTTCTTATCGTCTCAATTGCCCGTTCGTTAATAGGGATTTTACTTTTTGGGTGAAAAGGAGTAGAACGTTTTTTTCTCCTCATGGGTCATTAGACGCTGATGCTCCTCCTCACGTTGGAGTTGAGCAAGCTGATCGTGCAGGCCTTTTGTACAGGAAGAACATATTTTGCCTTCCCGAATCATATTCCCGCATTTCTCGCATGGATAACCGAGGTTCGGAAAATTAGAAAGCTGCAGTCTTCCAAGCCGGATGAATTTTAGGATTAGCTCTTCAGCCACTCCTGTCCCGCTCACGACTTCCGCTATCCTTGCTTTGCGGTTTTCACGCTTTCTTAAAAAGCCGTACACCGTTTCAAACTGTTTTTCTTCTATTTTATAGCAATCTCCGCATACTGTGCGGAATTGTGTCTTAACAAAAAGAGCATTGCATTTCGGACAATTCGCTAGGTCATTCATAAAGGTATCTCCTCTTATCTTACTCTATTTCTAATATCGGCTGAAGGGGCAAAACCTTTAGCCTCTGATTAAAGTAAAAGACGAGATGTCCTTAGCTCCCGCTTCCTTCAGAAGCTTTGCTGCCTGGTGGATGGTATTGCCTGTTGTGTATATATCGTCAACAATCATAAGAGATAGCCCCTGTACATTTATTTCAGGATACTTTCTAAACAATGGCCCTCCGGATAGCCGTTCTTTTCTGGTTTTTTTGGACTGTTTTTCTGAAGCGATTCTTTCTAACGGATGCAGAATCTTGCGTCGGGCAATACGTGCAATCAGCTCGGCCTGATTAAAGCCTCTTTCCATCAGGCGTTCAGTGGACAACGGGATAGGAACCAAAATCATTTTTCTGGGAATGATCTTCGCTGCAGCCCGGATATCCTGTTCAAACAAACGGATGAGTTCCGCATCTCCCCGGAATTTGAATAGATTCATGACTTCTTTTACGGATTCTGTGTAGGAATAGATGGATTGGTTTTGAGTGAACACGTCTTTATACTCCGCACTTTCTTGCCAGCGGATACAATCCGGACAGATTGATACGCTTTCCATTGGTCTGCTGCATTTCGTGCATCTTGTGC
Protein-coding regions in this window:
- a CDS encoding endonuclease; the protein is MEQLAGITLSKKAIEIVTGKLLGDANISNQTGRKPRFRFSHCLKDRGWCQFCYDQLKNDLPLNEPVYRLVKDERIQGGYTEQYYVQSKTHPAIELLKSIWYTDGKKKLPYLFLEQHLTPLTLAVWYQDDGNLKLKELIPRKITLSTESFSLVEIEFLQSLLRQKFSLAFSIDSKKRLLLYNQPQIYYFLRLVQPYIHSSMQRKQFVPRINEIHFTKKRTTIYLPGDILLTKPTAQIQKQLENLSYIHTQISNEPMNEEFYKEYVLAPQSEARRGYQIELAPSELQELAKVQALTGLRISRIMQICFEIEKRPSK
- a CDS encoding flagellin, with translation MRINHNIAALNTYRQLSTANAGQAKSMEKLSSGQRINRAGDDAAGLAISEKMRGQIRGLDQASRNAQDSISMIQTAEGALNETHDILQRMRELAVQAGNDTNTSTDRGEIQKEVNQLTSEINRIGNTTEFNKQKLLNATAGTTTAGTVVGGLTTVVGKSSFSTQIGANESQTMTLEFADMRANALGITSSAPATANFTTTQDVTNGTDNTPAEYGLDLGTAATAGNAVTVIQNAIEKVSAERSKLGANQNRLEHTINNVNTSSENLTAAESRIRDVDYALAA
- the csrA gene encoding carbon storage regulator CsrA yields the protein MLVLTRKLNEAIRIGEDIEITVVSIQDGQVKLGINAPKNIDIHRKEIYLSIQEENSSAASLSIDLLKNLKKS
- the fliW gene encoding flagellar assembly protein FliW, whose product is MLNTKYHGEVEVDDSQILKFAAGIPGFASEKEFVILPLEEGSPFLILQSATTAELAFVVTSPFLFFKDYEFDLDQNIVEALKIEDVNQIQIMVILTVQDPFEQSTANLQGPIIVNEQTKQAKQVILNHPSYKTKHSIVQ
- a CDS encoding DUF6470 family protein; the encoded protein is MQIPQIRIQSTQGRIGLTTISAKMEQQQPKADLSIQQPKADLLIETTKGQLSIDTTEARADVDLKSISRRIQEFAQQGYQDWLDGMARVSSQGDELMRIEYGGNPIPDHAKQNSESPMYEFNIGFIPRAGSVKVNYEPAKVKIDVQARKPVIDVQQNKPILDYTPGKVQIDMLQNPNLKIDFVTIDIKV
- the flgL gene encoding flagellar hook-associated protein FlgL gives rise to the protein MRVTQGMLANNSLRQISSSYGRMGNLQDQLSTGKKINRPSDDPVVAMKGMQYRTNLTEVEQYKRNLSEAYQWMENSEGGIEHATQVMQRARELLLQAKNGTNSAEDAKAIGVEIEQLKKDLQGVANTQVAGRYIFNGTKTDSAPVDASGTFNPAAADYKISVSKGVELEVNVNALEAFGGKIGGAGNNLFQTLQGIVDDINTNGKMTKGDQLLSNLDEHFDKLNAERAKLGARYNRLELIDDRIGQQEVTANRILSDNEDADIERVITDLKMQESVHRAALSVSSRIIQPTLMDFLR
- the flgK gene encoding flagellar hook-associated protein FlgK, coding for MGSTFAGLEISKRGMSAQQSALYTTGQNISNANTPGYTRQRVTFKATEAYPYPGLEMPKIPGQMGTGVEGDTVERIRDKFLDTQYRGENTKTGFYEARSEALLKMEEILNEPSEAGLSKTMDRFWQSMQDLAANPTNSGARAVVQQRGIAVADTFQYLSTSLKSVQKDLKTQMDTTAMQVESIATQLNNINKQISEVEPHGYLPNDLYDERDRLIDTLSNLVPVKVSYPVKPGGNALKVAEGVVTVELVGKDGITGVGKLVDGANQTAASFSVGYDANGMVTSFKLDEVPDPPANTDMKTIAIGDVQNTGKIQGLVQSHGYADNGTSKGAYVEMIKDLDDLANAFVQEFNSIHKAGYNLNQFKTPPANGTGYDFFEFKSGKTGAEGIKVADIIMTSTDYIAAAQGPTPTAGDGSNALKLAEVKNGKLTALPNSATFQTFYEGMIGGMAVDSQEAERMLNNTNTLKDSVESRRQSISAVSLDEEMTNMIQFQHAYNASARMITMQDELLDTIINKMGL
- a CDS encoding flagellar protein FlgN, whose amino-acid sequence is MQAGKLILTLDRLLELHLDLYQTALKKTDQLKHNQTDELKQVLQHEQALVQSIKQTETERITQASAFLGRHTDLTLTACAEKAEGAEKTRLTELKEEFKEVMDKLKAANQLNQQMTQSALQFVTMSLDMLMPREQTPNYQRPDTMRKTEPNRRSLFDSKA
- the flgM gene encoding flagellar biosynthesis anti-sigma factor FlgM codes for the protein MKINNYGTNGINPYKRNAEQIMKQDAVQQKQDKIEISNAAKQLQSTNKIAEARQEKIDQLKAQIENGTYEVNPSEIARKFADFYKQ
- a CDS encoding TIGR03826 family flagellar region protein; the protein is MNDLANCPKCNALFVKTQFRTVCGDCYKIEEKQFETVYGFLRKRENRKARIAEVVSGTGVAEELILKFIRLGRLQLSNFPNLGYPCEKCGNMIREGKICSSCTKGLHDQLAQLQREEEHQRLMTHEEKKTFYSFSPKK
- a CDS encoding ComF family protein encodes the protein MTWCILCHNKMQEQVTWGILLGTDPDPVSCEPCNEKLTKIFGTRCTKCSRPMESVSICPDCIRWQESAEYKDVFTQNQSIYSYTESVKEVMNLFKFRGDAELIRLFEQDIRAAAKIIPRKMILVPIPLSTERLMERGFNQAELIARIARRKILHPLERIASEKQSKKTRKERLSGGPLFRKYPEINVQGLSLMIVDDIYTTGNTIHQAAKLLKEAGAKDISSFTLIRG